In Choloepus didactylus isolate mChoDid1 unplaced genomic scaffold, mChoDid1.pri zz_scaffold_198_ctg1, whole genome shotgun sequence, the DNA window GGAAATGTGCTAAGATGAAGACCCGGGACAGGCCGACGGCCAGGAGGAAGGTACAGTAAGCCAGGCTAGGCATCACCCCTCACCCAGCGGctagaaaaaagaaaggcaaatggCTCAGGAGGTGATCACACACGGCTTGGCTTCCCTTAGCACCCAGGAACTCTGTGGTTTGACCAAAACTCCCCAGGGTCCCCTGAACTCCAGCTTCCAGGCTGCCCTGCTGTTGGGTCTTTGGGGCCAGGGTATCATCATCCCTGCTCCCATTGCTGGGCTGTACCAGTGTATACCTGCGGGTCCGAGTGGCCATGTGGGAGGAGATGGCCATCATTACGGGCCAGAGGGCTGCTCCTGTGATCATGCAGTGTCCAGAAGGGCTGCCTGCCAGGAAATCAGAAGCTTGCAAtgagaggatggggtggggggtgccccTGGTGATACCTTAACACAGCTGCCTCCTGCTTGCTGAAACTTTCCCCCCATACTAGTCCATAGCTCCCTCTGTCcagaggcctttttttttttttttttttaaaaaaaaaaccactgctCTCAGGCTTCTGCCTTGGCCTGTGTCTCCTGGATCTACTGCTGTAATTCAATCAGTTTTCTGGGGGTTTCTTTATTGCCTGGGGCAGTAGCTGAGAGGGTGGGCCTCTAGTTGGGTTGCCGTGCCTGAAAAGTACTGTGAAATGCTCACCCGAACCCTAACCACATTGGAAAATGGAGGAGATTTAAGGCTTCCCACCTGGACCAGTTTCACAAGAAGAGGGGAACTGGGTGAACttgggctggggcctggcttaTAATACCCAGATTCATGGATCCACCAGAAGGGCCTGTCTCCAAACAGGAGCCTGGAAGAGAACAGAGGAAGGACGACATTAGTCTGTGTGCCTGGGGGCATGGGGATTTGTGGGAGACATCTGGGAGAGTACTCTGGAGATAAGAGTCAAAAAGGGGACTCAGATTATGTACCATTACCCTGCCATGGTTTTCTTCCTTAGAAGAGAAAGCATGCTACTTTTTAAACAGCAGTAAGAAGGCCAAAGATtagtgttgtgtatgtgtgtgaatgcgGAGATGCTCTGAGGTTCCTGTTCTTACCCCTCCCACTATAGGCCAGCTCTTCTCTTCCCATCCACAGAGAGCCCAGGAAGCtggctctcctccctccctcccttctagGCCTTGCTGACTCTCCTGCTTCTTGCTTCTCTTGGTGCCATATTCCCCTCTCCATTTCCCAAATTTCATCCTGAATTACACACATACCTAAATTATTTAGGTGAGCCTCTCATGTCTGAAATGGGAGTGGGAAATGGACAGAGGAGGCTGAGAAAAAGTAAGGAGGacaaaaaattcaaaatcccCTGGTCTAGCAGGTGCTTAGCTGGGTCTCAGGAAACCACACATCAAAGAGCTTTGCTATagccaggaaagaaaaaaggtggCAGAGCAGAAAGATGGTGGCAAGAAGCCTTGTGCTAGGGACGGGGTTATATATATATGCCTCTCCCCACCCAAAATTGGACCCTTGTTTCACACACCAGGTTGCTCAACACATATTTAGAGAATGATCAGGGGTTttatggaggtggggggggggggcacgaAGACTATCCGCTAAATAGGGGGCGGGGGGTCTGATGCTTGGGGGAACTGGATAAGAGAGGGAGGCTTAAACAGACTCCAAGAGAGGAAGAGCATTAAAGCaaagggcaattaggcaagaaggaATTAGACAACTGCTTTCCGTTTACAGTACAGATAAAGCCCTGGGGCATGGGGGTGTGGGGGACATCTGGGAGTACTCTGGAGATAATAGCCAAAAGGAGACTCAGATTATGTACTCTTACCCTGCCATGGCTTTCTTCcttagaagaggaagaaagcatgctactttttaaaaagcagtaaggCCAAAGAttagtgtgtatatgtgtgtgaatgtggctctcctccctcccttccaggccCTTGCTGACCCTCCTGCTTCTTGTTTCTCTTGGTGCCATATTCCCCTCTCCATTTCCCAAATTTCATTCTGAATTACATATATACCTAAATTATTTAGGTGAGCCTCTCATGTCTGAAAACGGGAGTGGGAAATGGACAGGGAAGGCTGAGAAAGAGTAAGAAGGACAAAAGTTCAAAATCCCCTGGCCTAGCATGTGCTAGGGACCTTGCAGACAAGAGTAAAAAGGAAGGTAACTCCTCTGTCTTTTCAGCAAGCCATTCCAGCCCATTCAAGAGTTTCCATTGaacctcccttccctcccctgggATGGGGATCTGGCAACAGAGGCTGAAGTAAGGGGAGGTAGTGGTCACATGCCCAGTGGGAGGCATCACTCCTTTCTGTGGGGCGTGGGAGGACGGGGagatgaggtgggggtgggtgggggcagtggggaggggaggcagggcaggTGGCACAAAGAGATAAGCCCCAAGGACCACAGGCTTCCACCAACTTGCCTGGGAGTCCTGGCTTCTAAGTTCAGTGTGCAGAGCCTATAGTGaataagaggaaaggaagaaggagagatGTGCCCTGAGAGGCAATACTTTAGCCtagtgcttttcaaacttttgcTGTTTCCTGATCACCTGGAATCCTGTGAGAATACTGATTCCGATTCAGCAAGTCTGGGTTGGGGCCTGAGTTTTTCTGCATTTATAGCAAGCCCTCAAGTACTGTCTGTTGCTGCTGGGCATGGTCCCGGGACCACACCTTGATTTGCAAGGCTCTAGCCTTCTCTGTCTTTAGCAGCTACTGTGATGCATGGCACAAAGcatgcttctttaaaaaaaaaaaaacaaaaaaaaactcaaataaatgaatgagtagatGAATAAAACAGTGAGTTGAGAAGCAGGACTTTTCTGCTACCCAAAATCACCATAGAAACTTGTCAAAATACTGACTCCCAGCCCTTTCCCTAGAGTTTCTAAATACGTTTGGTCTGAAGCCGCATTTTTTAACATGCCCCTTAGGTGATTTCTCTGATCAGCCCAGTTTGAGGAATACTTGTCTAATCAGTGGGATGGATGGACCCTGAGGTCTGAATTCAAGATGCATAAAGAAGCTCAAAGGGGAAAAGTTAGGGAGCCACCGGGTAGGGGGTGGATTGGATGGGGTTTGTTAAGGCCGTGGGTTCACTCTAGGGGGAGGTCTAGGCCTTTGAAGCACCTGCTGAGAAAGATCAGGGCTTGCACAGGAttcagggtggggtgagggactAGGCCACCGGAGGGCTTCGCTGTCTCACCACTTGAAGACGAGGTTGAGCCACTCGGTGATGAGGCTGATCCAGAGAACCGCGATTGCCCACGCGGCGAGAGGCATAGTAGGCCGCGGGGAACAAGAACAGGAAGAGGCACTTGGGATCACCCAGAAAGGTGACCCAGAGCCATAGGTTCTCTAGCCACGGCAGACGGTTCTGCAGCGCCTCTGCCACTGCGATGCCCGCGCCCAGCGTCGACTCCATGGCGACCCCGGGGCCGACCGGGCCGGGGTTTGCTCAGGATGGAAGCAGAAAGAGGCCGCACGACACAGAATGCTTACCCGCCGCCCTCCGAAGCCCACCCTTTGAGTCCCAGACCCCGCCCCTCCTCTCCAGGCCGCCACCGCCCAGACCCCGCCCACTGCCCCGCCCCTAGCAGTCCCCGGCTAGCACGAGTCCGGCCTCTAGCCTGTACCGTTTCCTCCTAAGCGCTTCCTTGGGCCGCCTCTCTACTGGGCAACGCAGGGGACAAACCTTTGCGAAGGCGTTTTCCGCAGGGCCCCCACGTGGCCTCTGTTGCTGGCACGTGGGCAGCGGGCGCACAGACAGCACCGCTGCTGTTCCGGGTTAGGTCGCCGACTGACCAGCGGCCCGGACGGAGCGCCCAGTGTCCCTGCTCTGCTGCTGCGAAGGTGGATGTGTAATCCCCAGGGCAAGGATTCCTTTCAGACCCGATCTCTCCTCCAGTATCGCCAaccgccaaaaaaaaaaaataaataaataaatagattctGTAGAGAGAACTACGGGGGACTACTGGCACCCCCTCATCCAGGGAGCCAGGCATCCCCGCTTGGCTCTAAAGCTGGACCGTAAATTTGCACACATAATCAGTCCATGCCTTCCACCCCCAGCCCAACACTCTCCTGCACTAATTCTTGGGCTATTGATTTGAAGGCTGATAGTTAAGGTTCTAGAATTCGTGGCGTCTTCCTTACTAAAAACTGCTAATTCTTACATATAACCACACGTCCCAGTTATAACCTTGTCTTGCCCCTCCTTCCATTATATACCTTCTGCCAGGCAAAACTCTGCCTGGCAGATGAACCATGAGATAGCAACAGTTGAtatggggaggagggaaggagcacACACCCATGAATAATCCTCCAAGgaacatgcagaaaatagaaaTCTCAGCTATTGTCAGTGAGGTCCTGCCTGGAGGCAGAGGTGTGGGTGGCAGGAGACTTGAAGTGGCACCTCAGTTCCTTCCTACCTCAAACAACTTTGTTCTTGGAGAGTTTTCTGATGGGTGGATGAAAATGAGAATGTAGATCTGGGTTCTTGGAAAGAGATTAATTTCACTAATTAAAAGATATGGGGAAGGGAGGCTGGATATGAATCTCATCACTTCCTTGGTAAATGTCTCTTTGAAAGTTTGGTCTGGCCCTAGCCTTAACCTTCATCAAGCAGATGCCCACAACCCCCTTCATAATATTTCTGAGCTGCTTTTGGTtccctgaaattaccaaactctcCACTCAGGGCTCTTGGCACATgcagttccttctgcctggaataaGCTCCCCTTTATCCctgctcatccttcaggtctctgcttagatttttcactttttccaGGAAGTCTTTCTTATAGTGACTggaaggcatatatgaaaagctatAATCACAATACCATGTAAAATGTGCAGTGACTATTACCTATGTCTTGCCTTGGGGGCAGAGAGCAAGGGTGAGAGACATGACAGTTCCCTGAACACAATATTCCTATTAGAATGATTTTACCAATATCTCCTTCCCTGGGAAGTTGATTGCCTCCTGCAGGGCGAGGAAAAATGTTTGACCCTTGCTCAGGTTAAGTGGTGCCTAGTCtggccctctgcctccctctcaaCTAGAGTAAGGTCAACCTGTTGTTGCTTATAAGTgaagctccagaatttctatatTGGAGGATAGGTGGGTTAGGGATGACAGTAGTTGGTGATGGGGCTTTGAAAATGCATCCGTACCGTACCTTACATAAATGAAGAGGGGCAGGCTCCCCTAAGGCCCCTGTTACTATCAGTGCTCCTTATTCCCATGCTTTGCCTGACTTGCTGAGGAAGAGGGCAAGGAGAGAAATGGGGAAGCATCTTGAGTTCCAAGGACATTGGGTGATGAGGGTGTGTAGCATTTATTAAgacttactatgtgccatgcaTTTAAACATATTATCTCATTAAACCTCTTAACTACTCTATGAGGTAGACATTATTATCAAATATAGTATAGCAGTAAGGTCTCACCATCTTTATAAACAAGTGGACCAAGTTTCACCACTTACTAGCGGTGTGAACTTGGACAACTTTAGTCTAAGacttgtttcttcatctataaaatgaggatattgaTTCTTACCTCAAAAGGTTGTtggatgttcaataaatgataaTATAGAGGCAAATGAAAAGGCTCAATGAGCGTTTAGTCATTTGCTCAAGGCCACATAAACTAGTAAATGGCAGACCTGGAATTCTGATTTCTGCTTATCTAACTCTATAGTCATTATTCTTTCCGCTACCACTTCGTAAATAGGTTGTAATCATTTTGCACGCTTTTCGTTAAGTCCTCTGGGCCTAAATGGGGATAGTACATATTACTTTATAGAGTTCATTCCTTAAACTGTTGTCATATGCAAGGTGTGCACATAATCGAGACTGCAACAACCTGCTCTTCCCGCTTTTCATTCCATGCAGGTCAATTTATCTTTAACTTTTAAAACCACCCCTGGGACAAAACAGGTGCCACTGCACAAACCTTACTCCGAGTcccctttatttcctctttccacCTAGCCTCCCGTCCCACCCAACGCCAGGCCACGCCCTGGCGTGTAACGTCAGCACGCCCTGTGCGTCGCGTCGCGTCGCGTCGCGGCGCTCACTGGGGGCCCGGCTTTCGCCCGCTGctgcccgccgccgccgccgccggccgCGGCTGCTCTCCCAAGATGGCGGCTCCTCCGGGCGAGAGTACTTCAGCGTTGGGAGCCAGGTGTCGTGCCGGACGTGCCAGGAAGCAGCGGCTGCAGGGCGAGGTGGTAGCCTTCGACTACCAGTCCAAAATGCTGGCTTTAAGTATCCTTCCCTGAGCGGAGCCCGAGGCCGGGCTGGCGTGTATGTGCgctggttggggggtgggggacgaCAGCGGCGGCTGGGGGCCCTCTCCGGGCCTAGGGCGACCGGCCACCGTGGTGCCCTGGGCGCATGCGCAGGGCCTTgagctcccctccccctcccgcgGGTCCCTCGGTCCACTTTGGGGACCCTGTCTCCCACCACATGCGGGAGCTGGGATCCGAGTGAGGTTCGGTGGGTGGAGGGGGGCTTGACACACGGATGGCTTTTCAGGGGAAACGCTGAGAGAGTATACTATGATGAGGGGAGGGGGGTGGTAGTGGGAGAGGGCTGGTGGGTTGGAGCCCGGATGGAAGGGGGGCCGGTAAAAATTCTTTGGGGAGGGGGCGTGTAGAGTAAGGAACTGCTAGTAGGGCAAAGACAGGGCCCTGAGTTTAGGAGGCGATTGAGTACTAATGGGATTTTGGTAGGAGGAAGGGGCGGCGGGGTAGTGACCAAATGGTCTTTTCCTGTTTTGAGAGAGAGTAACAGAGTTCTGTCTGAACTGGGATAGTGGCtggcgtgcgtgcgtgcgtgggTGTGGTGCTGCTGCGGGGGGTGGGGGAATTACTGACTTTTCGGCTGTGCTGTCATTGGAAATTGCTGTTTTGGAAATGAGCACATTGGAAATCTGGTCTAGGAAAGGGCTTGTGACATTCCTCAGGGGCTTATGTAGGGATGTGTGGGttacaggtgaaaaaaaaaaagttctcatcTTCTCTTGCTTAGCCCAGCACATGCAGTCCTGACTTTTCCATAGTAGCAGTAGCCTCCCCTTTGAAAGTGGCAACGTTTAACCGAGTGAGAAGAAGTGGCCTGCTTCTTGGGCTGAAAATGATTTCTGAATTACTCTGGGAAACTCAGTCTTGGAAACAAAACACTTCCTGATTGGAATAAATGTGCCATCCCTCCCCTTTTATTTGAGCTacaagtgggtttatttggatatttgGGGAGTAGGGGCTGTGATCCTTTGTGGCATCTTTCAAAATGAAGTTCCCCACTGGGTTTGCTGCCTTTGAGTAGGAAGTATTCTAATTCGTTTAGCTACTACTTGTAGATTTGTAGTTTAGGAAGATGTCTTCTGAAACTATACAGCAGtaactattgattttttttttttcttttttaaagaagaggTCATACCTGGACCTAATAAGACCCTTTACATTAATGGTTTCATTGGAAGGGTCTTTGGAATGAGGAATTACTTCTTTTTATTGGTATACAGTAAATGGCTGgagagtgagtgaatgaatgaatgaatgaatgaactagcTGGGTCATCTTGGGTGAATTTCCTTTCCAGAGCTATAGTCTCTGCAAAATGGGAAACCTCgaatctgaaaaaaatgaaaagagcacTCTACAGATTCAGGGAATATCATGCTGCAAACAGAAAACACTGGGTCTGTTGTTGTGTGGTTAAAAGTTCAAGACAAACATTATACATAAGGCTTTAAAACTGAATTGTGCCTCTCTTCatgagacagggagagagagaagaaacccTTTTGAGGCTTCCAATTTTTGGTTGCATTTGGGTTTGTAAAGCTTAAAATCCTTTGGTTATGGAGGTGGGTGGGAGGAAAGTGAGAGGCAGAGATTTCCTGAGAATTGTGATTTTTGTGAGATTCCCCTCTCTTGCTTGTGGCATGCCTTTTACATGAACCTTTTGGTCATGGTATGTCTTTTACATGAGCTTTGTGTGAATCGTGTTTTTCCAAGCCCCTTTTGGGATGCATCTGTGCCTCTGCTTGCCCCTGTTTTCCTTAACTTTATTTTCTCACCAGAATGTCCCTCTTCCAGTGGAAAGCCCAACCATGCGGACATCTTGCTCATAAATTTACAGTATGTTTCAGAAGTGGAAATAATTAATGACCGAACAGAAACCCCTCCTCCCCTAGCTTCACTCAATGTTAGTAAGGTAAGGACTGGAGGACAGGTCTGCCTCACCAAAATGAAGGGAAAGATGAGTCTCATTGACTTACCTAATTTTGGggtgtttttgttcttttctttgacTTATGATTGCTTGTtctgatatttttgtttgtttgtttgaatgttgcttggtttttctctttatttctgggTATCTTCAGCAGGTCTTAAGAAACGTCTTAGggcccaaatagagttgagagctTGCTTTTTGCCTGTGTGAaagagggttttttgtttgtttgtttgtttgtttttgtttttgttttaacctaGAGTCCATGCATGAACTTGGGGTGGGGCCGGGGGTGTTGCCTGTGAACCTCCTAAAATTGTGTACGTGTGCACCACAAATATGTGTTTCCtaggtgaggatatggagaattcAGATTCTCAGAAGGATTCATGCGTGACCTACAGAAGTTGAAACCTCTGCCTtagagcttcctttgtgtgtctTGTTTTTAAGAGAGcaagtatattttattaatttggtgGGTGGAGGTCTACATGTAGTCTGTTAACACTTTATTTCAGTCATCCATACTTCAATCAGAAAGTCAGTCATCAGCTACTATAGATAATTATGAAATTAAGTTATGTTATGGATGCTGCTCTATTGTGACATgataccactttttaaaaaaaaatgcaattttattgagctatattcacacaccatacagtccataaaaagtatacaatcagtggctcacagtatcgtcACAGCATTTGTGTCTTTATGTTTGAATTTTGAGGTCTAACAAATTTGGATATATAGAGTATTTTAATCTTGGATGTACAAATTGTGATCTCTGGGAACTGCCAGACCACTTTTTGGACCCTTAAGTTTGCTAACCAAAGTTCATGGTGATCGGTAATAATGATGTCCTAAGGTCTGTTGTGTCCTGTACTGTCCTCTGTACTTGAAACACGCTTCCTTCCCAGAATGACTGGAGTCTTAACCATCAGTACTCAACTTAAATGGCATCTCTTTCAAGAGGTTTTTCCTTGTCACCCAGGCTAAAACTGAAGCATTTTTGAGAGTAAAGAGGTATGCTTTTGTTTTACATTGGGACAGCAGGTGTAGAATATGTGACCTGGGGAAATTGGGATCTAAGATCACCCTATTCGTAGCCATTTCGTAATTATAAAGACATATTTGTTTAGTTGTCTAATGTCTGTCCTCACCAGATTTTGTTCCATGAGGATTAGAACCATACCTGTTTTGTTCACCACTGAATATACAGAGCCttgcacagagtaggtgctcaataaatatttgttgaatgaataagttgTACTTCGGTTTTTAGTGTCACTGCCTTTCTTTAACTTTCTTGAATTAGTGTAATGAAAGTTTTTTCCCCTCTAGAGGAATCttgtaaaatgtatattttcttgcCTCTTTTGGGAATGTGGCATACTGACTACAGTTCAGCAAAGCAAGGAAGCCCTCAGGCAGCTGAAATGATAGAGGGCAACAGAGGCTAGCAGAATATAGTTACCTCAGGTCTGGAGCCCCCTTCTTGCCAGATTCCTTTAAAATGCCACACGTTTTTTTATTGATGGCTGAGGACAGATTCAGAAGGGTCTTGAGTTTCATATTAAAGTCTGTTGCCTACAGGATATCCTGTTCTTAGAAACCTGTAGGTTTTTGAAATCCTGGCTAATCAGATATCTCCTCCTAGAATTTAGGCACTCTTTGGACGGTCTTGAATCAGCTCCAGAGATTTTAAAGATCTGAGTAAATAGTTTGATTCCTAGTATGTTACAAAGAAAGTAGGCTCTGAATTATCCTTTGGTGTATATAGGGTATGAGAAGTCTGTCACTATATGATGGACCTTTAGTGAATAGTAGGGAAAAGATTAACTGAAAGCAGGATGGTTTtgtcaaatttaaaagataatgtaTTTCGGCTCTTGTGACCAACTAGGGCCACCATTTCTTAGAGAGGGGCTGGAGTGGTGCCAATGGGATTAAGTGGGAGCTGTTAAGAAGTTCTTGGTTATTTAGTTATagattctctttgcctttggaTTTTACTTTCTGCTGGTCACGTTTTTAGTTTTAGTTGTTTACTAGCATTTTTTATGAACTGATTGTTTACCTACTCATTCAAAAGAGCAGCAGGAAAGCAATAGATTGGGGAATACCGAGAAAtctttacttttcttattttgtagCCCGTTTGCCAATTCTCAAAAAAGGTTTGCTGGGAAGAGGAGGcagaaactaaaaactaaaattaggTTGGAGGGTTATCTTtggatttcatttattcattttccttttgcagAGACGTTTATGAGTAAGCTTATATTGGTTTTCCCTTGAAACCAACCTTTTAGGATGCTTTGCAGTTCCTCCTTTGATTCATTTAGAATTAGAGGGGAGCCTACTTGGCTGTCACTGAAAACAACTAATGTGGGCAACTATATGTACATGTTGATGAACAATACAAAAAGTTCAACCCATTTAAAGCCTGGACTTTGGGTTTTCTGAAGATGGAGGTTGGTTTGAGCATGCAGAAGGGAACTAAATTACGCTCCAGTCCTTGGGAAAATACCTGAAGCGGGTTGTGCTTCAAATGCTCACAGTCCAGGGAGCACTACTGAGCACCAGTAGCATCCAGGGGAAGATAACCATCAAGTGTCAGCTCACCTTGCTGACAAAGTAAGTGCTCTGTTCAATTAAACCTGTTAATATGAACTGGATAGTTGTTTACTCTGACCCAGCAGGAAATGGAAGAGAGGACCTTTTAAAGGAATTCTTAATTCCAGTCCATTAGAGAAGGTATGAACAGCAACTTCTTGTAGGTGAGCCTGTTTTGCTTTTGATTGGCAGTTTGCTGCAGGCTAAGAAGTCATGTTTCTGTCCACAGCTTTGGGATAGAAGCAGCTTGGGGGAGGAGAGTGAGGTTGCAGAGGAGGAAGTTTTATCTTCTCCCTAGTAACAT includes these proteins:
- the LOC119526012 gene encoding protein LSM12 homolog isoform X1; this encodes MAAPPGESTSALGARCRAGRARKQRLQGEVVAFDYQSKMLALKCPSSSGKPNHADILLINLQYVSEVEIINDRTETPPPLASLNVSKVRIWRIQILRRIHA
- the LOC119526012 gene encoding protein LSM12 homolog isoform X2; amino-acid sequence: MAAPPGESTSALGARCRAGRARKQRLQGEVVAFDYQSKMLALKCPSSSGKPNHADILLINLQYVSEVEIINDRTETPPPLASLNVSKGS
- the G6PC3 gene encoding LOW QUALITY PROTEIN: glucose-6-phosphatase 3 (The sequence of the model RefSeq protein was modified relative to this genomic sequence to represent the inferred CDS: deleted 5 bases in 4 codons) yields the protein MESTLGAGIAVAEALQNRLPWLENLWLWVTFLGDPKCLFLFLFPAAYYASRRVGIAVLWISLITEWLNLVFKWLLFGDRPFWWIHESGYYSQAPAQVHQFPSSCETGPGSPSGHCMITGAALWPVMMAISSHMATRTRRCCAGLGHGPPGTHGEVAKLLTADCTGPLAGCQPHLLDPFIYAGPGSLSW